The sequence GGGCCACGCTACTGGGCGGGCTGCACGCGCTGGGGGCGTACCTGGCCCGCTCGCGGCTACTGGACCTGCTGTCCATGCTGCCGCTGATGGTGTCGCCGGTCTCGCTGGCGGTGGGCTACCTGCTGGCCTACCCGCGCCAGGCCGCCACCCTGCCGATGTTGATAGCTGCTTACGTGCTGCTGGCCTATCCACTGGTCACACGGTCGCTGCTGCCGGCGCTGCGGGCACTGCCGCTGCATACCCTGGAAGCCGCCCGCACGCTGGGTGCCAGCGGGCTACAAAGCTGGCGCACCGTGACGCTGCCCCTGACCCTGCCGGCCCTGCGCGGCGGCATGGCCCTCTCGCTGGCCACCGTGCTGGGCGAGTTCGGGGCCACGCTGGTGCTGACCCGCCCGGAGTGGGCCACCCTCAGCGTGGGGCTGTACGAGCGTCTGGGCCGCCCCGGCGAACGCAACCTAGGCGAAGCCTGCGCCCTGGCGACCATTCTGCTGACCCTGGCCCTGCTGAGCTTCTGGCTGCTTGACGGCGGCGAGGGCGAAGTGACCTGAGCGGACCGGAGCGCAGAGCAGAGGCAGGCCCATGCTTCAAAATAGGCGGGTGACCGCATCCCTTCCCCCAGCCCTCTCCGTGCAGCAGCTGACCAAACACTACGGCCCCACGCTGGCGGTGAACAACTTCAGCCTGGACGTGCAGCCTGGTGAAACACTGGCGCTGCTGGGGCCGAGCGGCTGCGGCAAAAGTACCGTGCTGCGCTGCGTGGCGGGGCTGGAACGCCCTGACAGCGGCCAGATTGTCATGGCAGGCCGGGACGTGACCTATGAACCGCCCGAGACGCGGGGTGTAGGCATGGTCTTTCAGAATTACGCGCTGTTTCCGCACCTGAGCGTGCTGGGCAACGTGGCCTACGGCCCCCGGATGCGCCGCGTGCCCCGCGCCGAGGCGGAGCGCCGCGCCCGTGAAGCGCTGGACCTGGTGGACCTGGGCGAGTTGGAGGACCGCCGCCCCGACCAGCTGAGCGGCGGCCAGCAACAGCGGGCAGCCCTGGCCCGCGCCCTGGCGACCGGCGCAGGATTGCTGCTGCTGGACGAACCGCTCAGCAACCTGGACGAAAAACTGCGCCACGAACTGCGCGGCGAGCTGAAAGCGCTGCTGGCCCATACCCGCTCGGCGGCGCTGCTGGTCACGCACGACCAGCGCGAGGCACTGGCGGTGGCAGGGCGGGTGGCCGTGATGCGGGCCGGACAGCTGGTGCAGGTGGGAAAGGGGCCTGAGCTGTTCGCCCGGCCAGCGACCGCCTGGGTGGCGGCCTTTTTGGGACATGCCAACATCTTTGCCGGGCCGGGCGGCACCGCGCAGGTGGTTCCCGAGCAGGCGCTGCGCCTGGGCGTGGGCGACGCCTACCGCGTGAGCGCACAGCTGCTGACCGACAGCGGCACCGAAGTGACCCTGGACCATCCACTGGGGCCGCTGCGACTGCACCTCAGCCCACGGGAGAGTGGCCTGATAGAAAGCGGGCAGCTGCGCTTACAGGTGGACGGGGCCGGCGTGTTGCAGGTGCCGGACGACCGGGGGCGGGGAAAGGCCTGACCGTGGGTGGATGACGGAGGAAGGCCCACCGCGAGGGCAACCCGGAGCGCTTTCTGGGAAGATGGGCTGAGAATGCCCGCTTCTCCGAAGACCGCGCACCATCCATCCACCGCATTTATCCTCGTCGCGGGTCGCCTGACCGTGCCGACCGACCTGAGCTGGCTGCCCGCGCCCGACCTGGTGATTGCCGCCGATGGGGGGGCACAGCAGGCCGCCGCACTGGGGCTGGAAGTGGACCGCTGGGTGGGCGACTTCGATTCTTCACGCGGCACCGAACTGGACGCGCCGCGCGAAATCCACCCCACCGCCAAGGACCAGACCGACGGCGAGCTGGCCGCCGAACTGGCCCTGGCGGCCGGCTGCACCCGGCTGGTGTTCGTGGGGGCGTTCGGCGGGCGCTTCGACCATACAGCGGTGTTGCTGCTGGGGGCCGTGTCACTGGCCGAACGCGGCCTGGACCTCTGGCTGACCAGTGGCGACGAGCACGCCCGGCCGCTTCTGGGCGGCCAGCACCTGCGTCTGAGCCTGTCCGCCGGCACCACTCTCAGCGTGGTGGCCGTGAGTGACCTGCATGGGCTGACCCTGCGCGGCGTGCGCTGGCCGCTGGACCGGGCCGATATCCCACTGGGCAGCGGCTGGACCCTGAGCAACGAAACAGCAGGCAACGAAACGGCAGGCAATGCAGTGGAAGTCAGCCTGGAACGTGGCCGGGCACTGCTGGTGTGGCATTCGCCGGGCCGAAAATAAGCGCCCGTGATACCGCTGTCCGGTAGCGGCCTTCCGCGTGGCCGGGTGCGGCAGTACCCAGTGGCTCGGGAGCAGCGGGTCATAGGTCCTGTGTGCGGCGGCCTCGGGCCCGAAAGAGTGGCCGAGTTCCAGTCCCTCTTCCACGGCACATATGTTTTGCTGCTGGGACTGCTTTGCCCGAAATGAGCGAATTCAACTGCAACACGTCCCGGCAAGCTGTCAGACTGAAGTTGTTCTGCCCTTTCCCGCGACATGCCCCGCACTCCGGAGGTTCCATGACTGTTTCTCCCGCTGCACACACTCAAGCACCTCTGACCCATCCTCAGCTGACCCGCAACGCCTGGATTGGAGTTCTGCTGGGCATCGGCCTGGTGGCGGCCGCCGACGAAATCGGGCTGCACCAGCTGCTGGCCTGGCACCACTTCTACGACAAATCCACGCCCAAGGTAGGCCTGTTCAGCGACGGCCTCTTTCACGCCGCCCAGATGATCGCGCTGATTGCAGGCTGCTTCATGATGGTGGATATGCTCAAGGCCCGCGCCTTTTCGGGGCGGATGCTGGCTGCCGGCATCGTGACGGGGATGGGGGCTTTTCAGCTGTGGGACGGCACGGTCAACCACAAGGTGCTGGAAATTCACCAGATTCGCTACGGGGTGAATCTCCTGCCCTACGACCTGACCTGGAACGCGGTGGCCCTGGCGCTGCTGCTGACCGGGAGCACCTTGTGGCGGCGCGGCCTGGCAGACCCGGCGGCGCGGCAGCCGCAGTGACACACGCCCACCATGCCCCGGCTGCCGTGCCCGCCCTGCATGGGGCGGGCGGGCACGCGGCGGCGGGATTTGACCCCATCATCCTGCTGTACCTGCTGGTGGCCGCCGGGGCACTGGCCTACGCGGGCCTGCTGTGGCGGCAGCGGGCGCTGGGACGCGGCTGGCCGCTGCACCGCAGCCTGCTGTTCGCGCTGGGCATAGCGCTGGTGGCATACGGCCTGAGCCCCGCGCTGATGGCAGCCGGGCACGCCGACCTGCGGGTCCACATGACACAGCACATGCTGCTGGGCATGTTCGCGCCGCTGGCCCTGGTGCTGGGGCAGCCGCTGACGCTGCTGCTGCGCGGGCTACCGGTGCCGGCCGCCCGCCGCCTGACCCGGGCGCTGCACGCCGCGCCACTGCGCTGGCTGATGCACCCGCTCACAGCCCTCGCGCTGAATGTGGGCGGCATGTACCTGCTGTATCTGACACCGCTGTACGCCGCCATGCTGAGCAGCGGCCCGCTGCACCTGCTGGTGCATTTCCATGTCATCGCAGCTGGCTTTCTCTATACGGCGGTGCTGGCCGGCGTGGACCCCTCGCCGCTGCGGGCGCCCTTTTCCTGGCGGCTGGGCACGCTGCTGGCCGGAGCCGGGCTGCACGCCGTGCTGGGCAAGCTGATGTTCGCGGAGCTGTATCCCAGGGGGACCGCCGACAGCGCGGAGGTAATCGAAGCGGCGGCCCGGCGTATGTACTACTGGGGCGACCTGGCCGAAGCGCTGCTGGCCTGCGTGCTGTTCTGGGGCTGGCTGAAGGCCCGCGACCGCCAGCGTGCCAGGGAAGCGCGAGATGAAGAAGCCAGAGACAGAGAGGAACAGCAGCGGTTACAGGGAGGGGCAGCGGGGGCGCTCTAAGCGAACTTGACATAAGAGTGGCGTGTTCTTCGCTATTCGTTGTCCGAGTGGAACGAGTAAGTTCAGACAGAGCATTGGACGTTTGGGGAGGCATTTGGGGTGCTGTTCCCCGAAGGCCGTCATTCTGTCCAATGCTCTAAGAGCAGCTGCCCCGATGGTGGAAGAAGAGCGCTCCCTTCATCCTTTGCGCCTATGCTGAGACCATGCAGGAGACTTCGCTATGATTCGCCGCCTCGGCTGCAGCGCCCTGGGCTGCTTCGGGTCCATTGCCCTGACCTTGCTGGCGCTGGGAGTGGGCTGGTTCGGGTTCGTGCAGCCGGCCATCGGCAACCTGACGGGGCAGCTTGAGACGACACTGAACGGTGGCCCCGCCGCGCCGCAGCCCCGGGCCGGCAACCCCGAAGACCTCCAGGCCCCTCTCACCCGCGCCGAGCTAGAAAAATTTGTACGAATCCGCCGTGAGGTCAGAAAGAGCATGGGCAACGCGTTCCCACAGCTTCAGCAGATCTATGCGGACATTCAGGCGGGCGAGCCGGTGAACGCCTGGACAGCGCTGCAGGCCGTGCGGGCGCTGGGCAGCTCGGTGGCCGACGCCCGCGCGGCGCTGGAACGCGGTCTGGTGGCCGAGAACCTCAGCCGCGAGCGCTACGCCTTTGTTCGCCAGAAGGTGAACCTGGCCCTGGGACTGCCGCAGGTGGACCTGGCCGGCGTGCTGGGTGAACTGGCCCGCTCGCAGGAGAGCGGTTCACTGCCGGACCTGAGCGGCAAGGTGACCGCAGCCACCCCCGAGGAGCGCCAGCAGGTCGAGTATTTCGCCAAAGAGTTGCGGGTTACTGCGCCGCTGGGGCTGCTGGGGCTATGAAAGGTCTTTCGCTAAGTGCTGCTCTTCTTATCTGGTGGCCTGCCGCCTCGGCGTCTCTTGCCCAGGGTGCTGTACCACAGGGACAAATGGAAGCCTACGAAGCTGCTTTTGAGGCGAGCGGAGCCATAGGCTTTTCGGCTACTGCACCTCAAAACTCTGAGGGCAAGCAGCTGGCTTTTATCCTGTGGGACGAGCGGGCAATGCAAGCCTTCGTGGCCGAACTAGACAAACGTGGCCTTGACCTATCTCCCCTTTATCTGGGGACCATTGACCCTACCGAATTTCCAGAACCTTCCAGCTTGCCTCACGAGGCCAACATCCGTCAGACTGCACCGTTCCACTTTGCCCTCACAATCCGCAATACCGGCGAGTCGGCCTGGACATTTCGGCCGGATGGCGGCTGCGCACCGATGGTGATTGAGAGCCTCAGTGGTGAGCGACTGTGGCAACAGGGACCAAACGCCTGCGCGGGCGTTGGCCAACTCCCTGTAGAGGTTTTGCCCGGGCAGACATACACCCAGACATTTGCATGGGACGGCAAAGACAGCGCCAGACAGCCCATTCCACCCAGCATCTACCGCGTCCGCCTAGGGAGCGGGCCATTTAGTGCCCAGACCCTCTTCACTCTTCCCTAAACCCTCCGCCATTTTGCCTACCAGCCTCCGCCGGACCCCCGCTACCCTGACGCATGGAGACACCCCACTTCATCCGGCCCAAGCCTCTCACCGCTGGCTCCCGCGTGGCGGCCCTGAGCCTCAGCAGCGGCTTCGTGAGCGAAGTGCCGCAGCGCTACGCGGCAGGAGTGCGGCAGGCCCGCGAGTCGCTGGGCTGGGACATCGTGGCCGCGCCGAACGCCTTTCGCGGGGCCGAGTACCTCTACACCAACCCGCAGGCCCGCGCCGATGACCTGCACTGGGCGCTGGAGAGTCCCGAGATAGACGGGATGGTCAGCATCATCGGTGGGGACGACTCCATTCGGCTGCTGCCGCTGCTGGACCGTGGCCTGCTTCGCGCCCATCCCAAGGCCTTCCTGGGGTACTCGGACAGCACGGTCACGCTGATGCAGTTTCTGCAAGCGGGGGGCATGGCCTACCACGGTCCCGCCGTCCTGACCGACCTGGCGGAAAATGGCGGGATGCACCCGTATGCGGTGCGGAGTCTCCAGCAAGCATTTGGCCTCGGAAGCTACCAACTGTCGCCCGCGCCAGAGTGGACGCAGGCCAAGCAGGACTGGGAGGATGAGACTGCACAGCAGATTCGCAGACCCTTTGAAAAGGGAGATGGCTGGGTCTGGTTGCAAGGCGGTAGCGGCGAAGGCCACC is a genomic window of Deinococcus proteolyticus MRP containing:
- a CDS encoding ABC transporter ATP-binding protein, translating into MLQNRRVTASLPPALSVQQLTKHYGPTLAVNNFSLDVQPGETLALLGPSGCGKSTVLRCVAGLERPDSGQIVMAGRDVTYEPPETRGVGMVFQNYALFPHLSVLGNVAYGPRMRRVPRAEAERRAREALDLVDLGELEDRRPDQLSGGQQQRAALARALATGAGLLLLDEPLSNLDEKLRHELRGELKALLAHTRSAALLVTHDQREALAVAGRVAVMRAGQLVQVGKGPELFARPATAWVAAFLGHANIFAGPGGTAQVVPEQALRLGVGDAYRVSAQLLTDSGTEVTLDHPLGPLRLHLSPRESGLIESGQLRLQVDGAGVLQVPDDRGRGKA
- a CDS encoding thiamine diphosphokinase, which translates into the protein MPASPKTAHHPSTAFILVAGRLTVPTDLSWLPAPDLVIAADGGAQQAAALGLEVDRWVGDFDSSRGTELDAPREIHPTAKDQTDGELAAELALAAGCTRLVFVGAFGGRFDHTAVLLLGAVSLAERGLDLWLTSGDEHARPLLGGQHLRLSLSAGTTLSVVAVSDLHGLTLRGVRWPLDRADIPLGSGWTLSNETAGNETAGNAVEVSLERGRALLVWHSPGRK
- a CDS encoding DUF2243 domain-containing protein, encoding MTVSPAAHTQAPLTHPQLTRNAWIGVLLGIGLVAAADEIGLHQLLAWHHFYDKSTPKVGLFSDGLFHAAQMIALIAGCFMMVDMLKARAFSGRMLAAGIVTGMGAFQLWDGTVNHKVLEIHQIRYGVNLLPYDLTWNAVALALLLTGSTLWRRGLADPAARQPQ
- a CDS encoding cytochrome c oxidase assembly protein, whose translation is MTHAHHAPAAVPALHGAGGHAAAGFDPIILLYLLVAAGALAYAGLLWRQRALGRGWPLHRSLLFALGIALVAYGLSPALMAAGHADLRVHMTQHMLLGMFAPLALVLGQPLTLLLRGLPVPAARRLTRALHAAPLRWLMHPLTALALNVGGMYLLYLTPLYAAMLSSGPLHLLVHFHVIAAGFLYTAVLAGVDPSPLRAPFSWRLGTLLAGAGLHAVLGKLMFAELYPRGTADSAEVIEAAARRMYYWGDLAEALLACVLFWGWLKARDRQRAREARDEEARDREEQQRLQGGAAGAL
- a CDS encoding S66 family peptidase, which codes for METPHFIRPKPLTAGSRVAALSLSSGFVSEVPQRYAAGVRQARESLGWDIVAAPNAFRGAEYLYTNPQARADDLHWALESPEIDGMVSIIGGDDSIRLLPLLDRGLLRAHPKAFLGYSDSTVTLMQFLQAGGMAYHGPAVLTDLAENGGMHPYAVRSLQQAFGLGSYQLSPAPEWTQAKQDWEDETAQQIRRPFEKGDGWVWLQGGSGEGHLLGGCIEILDMLSGTPGELPLDMWHGAVMALETSNDVPKPSQVGYWLRNWAAKGVLAQLSGLLLARPRDYTPQMVDELYTWVRRVLKEAGCEDLPVLANVDFGHTSPQMTLPLGARVRLDSDAGTVQVWP